Proteins encoded within one genomic window of Cellulomonas flavigena DSM 20109:
- the rpoZ gene encoding DNA-directed RNA polymerase subunit omega, with product MSGTVAAPTGITDPPIDRLLERADSKYALVLFSAKRARQINAYYAQLNEGLLEYVGPLVETRPQEKPLSIAMREIDAGLLTSEQLPEA from the coding sequence GTGTCCGGAACCGTTGCCGCCCCCACGGGCATCACCGACCCGCCGATCGACCGCCTCCTCGAGCGCGCCGACTCGAAGTACGCGCTCGTGCTCTTCTCCGCCAAGCGCGCGCGTCAGATCAACGCGTACTACGCGCAGCTCAACGAGGGCCTGCTCGAGTACGTCGGCCCGCTCGTCGAGACGCGCCCGCAGGAGAAGCCGCTGTCGATCGCGATGCGCGAGATCGACGCCGGGCTGCTGACGTCCGAGCAGCTGCCGGAGGCCTGA